From the Prunus dulcis chromosome 4, ALMONDv2, whole genome shotgun sequence genome, one window contains:
- the LOC117624787 gene encoding protein GAST1-like, translating into MAFKLSNVMLCVAALMLVLLKANQASTVETSALQQQENYQPYGTTQGSLRPQECGPRCTTRCSATAYKKPCLFFCQKCCAKCLCVPPGTYGNKQVCPCYNNWKTKRGGPKCP; encoded by the exons atggctTTTAAGTTGAGCAATGTCATGCTCTGTGTAGCAGCTTTGATGCTTGTTTTACTAAAAGCAAACCAG GCCTCTACTGTGGAAACATCAGCATTGCAACAACAGGAGAATTACCAACCA TATGGTACTACCCAAGGCAGCCTTCGTCCTCAAG AGTGCGGACCGCGGTGCACTACTCGGTGCTCGGCCACAGCATACAAGAAGCCTTGTCTGTTTTTCTGCCAAAAGTGTTGTGCAAAGTGCTTGTGTGTGCCTCCTGGAACATATGGAAACAAGCAAGTTTGCCCTTGCTACAACAACTGGAAGACCAAGAGAGGAGGACCAAAATGCCCCTAA